In Methanosarcina barkeri MS, a single window of DNA contains:
- the trmY gene encoding tRNA (pseudouridine(54)-N(1))-methyltransferase TrmY, whose product MRDIVIIGHKAYTSGDFTLNDLPGSAGRMDILCRCVSSALFLSFGMRRDVNVHLLLLGEPDPGKIIRFEGLHLRYLNPDERSSGSLIQKALQKDASEQDIRSTPGVWIRRGDLDSLLSKFEGRTLLYLREDGEDIRAIANEIRDPVFILGDHLGVTEEEEAQLFKAGAKIISVGPLSLHSNHCITLIHNELDRAEAERGEFPGEADSRVED is encoded by the coding sequence ATGCGCGATATCGTTATTATAGGGCATAAAGCATATACAAGCGGCGACTTTACTTTAAATGATCTTCCAGGTTCTGCGGGAAGAATGGATATTCTTTGCCGCTGCGTGAGTTCTGCCCTTTTTCTCTCTTTCGGAATGCGCAGGGACGTAAATGTACACCTGCTCCTTCTGGGAGAACCTGATCCCGGAAAAATCATCAGGTTTGAAGGACTGCACCTTAGATACCTTAACCCGGACGAGCGGAGCAGCGGTTCACTTATCCAGAAAGCCCTGCAGAAGGACGCAAGCGAACAGGATATTCGTTCCACTCCAGGTGTCTGGATTCGTAGAGGAGATCTCGATTCCCTGCTCTCGAAATTTGAGGGTCGCACTCTGCTCTACCTGAGAGAAGACGGAGAGGATATCAGGGCAATTGCAAATGAAATCCGTGACCCGGTCTTCATCCTTGGAGACCATTTAGGAGTTACCGAAGAGGAGGAAGCACAGCTCTTTAAGGCAGGGGCGAAAATTATCTCGGTAGGTCCTCTTTCCCTCCATTCTAATCACTGCATAACCCTTATACATAATGAATTGGACAGGGCTGAGGCTGAAAGGGGAGAATTCCCCGGAGAAGCTGACAGCAGGGTCGAAGATTGA
- a CDS encoding tRNA pseudouridine(54/55) synthase Pus10 has translation MDVLEISKKILHEGPICDHCLGRQFAKLSTGLSNRERGQALKLALVLEGDRIYKTENDDSLLKELAPCSVFARKALGIEGEDEQCWVCLDQFKKLDEWADKAVKALEGLEYSTFLVGTKVSGLLSENEEMLWAEAGTAYAEQLKTELNREVGKRIAEKVQKDVDFENPDITITLDLAKNKLDLQLRSVYLLGRYRKLIRGIPQTRWPCRKCKGKGCERCNFTGKQYQESVDELIKGPVVKAFQAVDTAFHGSGREDIDALMLGSGRPFVVEAKSPVKRSTDLEELMRNINEEAAGKVEVREFSFTGKNMIETLKSSKADKTYKLKVTFKEPVSEEKLKSSLEALSGIEISQQTPRRVVHRRADLVRKRHVHGIKLDELTDEGYAYITVNCEGGLYVKELVSGDEGRTNPSLSGLLGIPALVEDLDVVNVDI, from the coding sequence ATGGATGTACTCGAAATTTCAAAAAAGATTCTGCATGAAGGCCCGATATGTGACCACTGTCTGGGCCGTCAGTTTGCAAAATTATCCACAGGCCTGAGCAACAGAGAACGGGGGCAGGCCCTGAAACTCGCCCTTGTCCTTGAAGGGGACCGGATCTACAAAACTGAAAATGATGATTCCCTTCTCAAAGAACTTGCTCCTTGCAGTGTATTTGCGAGAAAGGCTCTCGGAATAGAGGGTGAAGATGAACAGTGCTGGGTCTGCCTTGACCAGTTTAAAAAGCTGGATGAATGGGCCGATAAAGCTGTAAAAGCCCTTGAAGGACTCGAATATTCTACATTTCTTGTAGGTACAAAGGTCAGCGGGCTTCTGAGTGAAAACGAGGAGATGCTCTGGGCTGAGGCTGGGACTGCATATGCCGAACAGCTTAAGACCGAGCTAAACAGGGAAGTTGGCAAGCGGATAGCCGAAAAAGTCCAGAAAGACGTGGATTTTGAAAACCCTGATATTACAATTACTCTTGACCTCGCAAAAAACAAGCTTGATCTCCAGCTCCGCTCGGTATATCTTCTAGGGCGCTACCGCAAACTTATCAGGGGAATTCCCCAGACGCGCTGGCCTTGCAGGAAATGCAAGGGCAAAGGATGTGAACGCTGCAATTTTACAGGAAAACAGTATCAGGAATCCGTAGATGAACTTATAAAAGGGCCTGTAGTTAAGGCTTTCCAGGCAGTTGATACGGCTTTTCATGGCTCTGGCAGGGAAGATATCGATGCCCTGATGCTGGGAAGCGGCAGGCCTTTTGTAGTAGAAGCAAAATCCCCTGTAAAGCGAAGCACAGACCTTGAAGAGCTTATGCGAAATATTAACGAGGAAGCTGCCGGAAAAGTTGAGGTAAGAGAGTTTTCTTTCACCGGAAAGAATATGATTGAGACCTTGAAAAGCTCAAAGGCGGATAAAACTTATAAGCTTAAAGTTACATTTAAAGAGCCTGTTTCGGAGGAAAAGCTTAAATCCAGCCTTGAGGCTTTGAGTGGCATAGAGATCTCACAGCAGACTCCAAGGCGGGTAGTTCACAGGCGGGCCGACCTTGTCAGGAAAAGGCATGTGCATGGCATCAAGCTCGACGAACTGACAGACGAAGGTTACGCTTACATAACAGTAAACTGCGAAGGCGGGCTGTATGTAAAAGAGCTTGTTTCCGGAGATGAGGGCAGGACAAACCCAAGTCTGAGCGGACTTTTAGGGATTCCTGCGCTTGTGGAAGATCTTGATGTGGTCAACGTCGATATTTAA